From the genome of Luteibacter rhizovicinus DSM 16549:
CCCGAGGGCTTCTTCCTGGACGATCTCGACGAGCATTTCCTTGGCCAGTTCGAGCATGGCGAGGAAGGTGACAACGACCCCGAGTCGACCTTCCGTCACGTCGAACAGCGTTTCAAAACGGTGGAACCCGCCGCGACCCAATGATTCGAGCAGGTCGCCCATGCGCTGGCGCACGCTGAGCGGTTCGCGCTGGATCGCATGGTGCGTGAACAGATCGGCACGTCCGAGCACGTCCTTGAGCGCGAGCAGCATCTCCTTCAGATCGAGCGGGGGCGGTACGCGCACCACGTTGTGCTCGCCGACGAAGGCATGCACCACGGTGGTATCGCGTTCCAGGCGCGGCATGGCTTCGATATCGGCCGCGGCCCGCTTGAACCGTTCGTACTCCTGCAGGCGGCGAACCAGCTCCGCACGCGGATCGTCCTCCAGGCCTTCCTCGCTCGGTGGCCGGGGCAGCAGCAACCTGGACTTGATCTCCGCCAGGATCGCGGCCATCAGCAGGTATTCCGCGGCGAGCTCCAGTCGCATCACCTCGCGCATCATGTCGATGTAGTCCATGTACTGCCGGGTGATTTCGGCCACAGGGATGTCGAGGATGTCCAGGTTCTGCCGGCGAATCAGGTAAAGCAGCAGGTCGAGCGGCCCTTCGAACGATTCGAGGATGACCTCGAGCGCGTCCGGCGGGATGTACAGATCCTGCGGCATTTGCAGCACAGGCTGCCCGCGCACGAGCGCGAGGGGCATTTCCTGCTGCTGCGGGACGCCTGCGAAGGCACCCTGGGTTTTTTCGACTACCTGAACTTCGGTTGTCTCGTTAGTCATCGGCACACGTCAGAAGGGTCGCGAGTGCGACCAGGAACGTAACAATCGATGCCGTCCGGCGGCTATACCGCCACCTCGCCCGGCATGCCACGCATCGTCGCCGACGAGCGAAGGGCATTGCCGCTGGACACCCCAGGAGGGTCACCGCCTGTGAAAGATCGTCGGGAGCGGTCCGCTCACGGTCCCGAAACACGGACCGGTGAGGGCGCGACGCCCGAATAAGTTCACCCGATTGAGCACAGGGTATCGCCTGTGCCCGCCCAAGTCCAGCGGCCTGCCTGCCGGGCGTCCCGCGGTTCCGGCACAATATCGGTATGCAGCAGGCCCCTCGCGCGATCATCCATGTCGACATGGACGCTTTCTATGCGTCCGTGGAGGAGCTGGACGACCCGAGCCTGGTCGGCAAGCCCGTCATCGTGGCCGGGCTGGGTCGGCGCGGCGTGGTTTCCACCTGCAACTACGTGGCCCGCACCTACGGGGTCCGCTCGGCCATGCCGACCTCGGAGGCGCGCCGTCGCTGCCCGGACGGCGTCTATATCTTCCCTCGCCATGCCCGCTACGCAGAAATTTCGGAGATCGTCTTTTCG
Proteins encoded in this window:
- a CDS encoding segregation and condensation protein A, which codes for MPLALVRGQPVLQMPQDLYIPPDALEVILESFEGPLDLLLYLIRRQNLDILDIPVAEITRQYMDYIDMMREVMRLELAAEYLLMAAILAEIKSRLLLPRPPSEEGLEDDPRAELVRRLQEYERFKRAAADIEAMPRLERDTTVVHAFVGEHNVVRVPPPLDLKEMLLALKDVLGRADLFTHHAIQREPLSVRQRMGDLLESLGRGGFHRFETLFDVTEGRLGVVVTFLAMLELAKEMLVEIVQEEALGPIYLKTKVLSDAEPEEALA